One window of Pectobacterium carotovorum genomic DNA carries:
- a CDS encoding LacI family DNA-binding transcriptional regulator — protein sequence MKQKPITLNDVAEYAGVSYQTVSRVLNQAPHVSSRTRSKVEQAMTALNYTPNRVAQQLAGKTITTLGLVTTDLSLHAPSQIAAAIKSTASQLGINIVMSMLSSPDVNTCNNAVNDLLSQRVSGVIVNVPLSTDDVAHISQTCADTPVLFMDADPHTDILNVMFDPDHGARLAITHLVQLGHQYIALLTGPMTSISARLRYEGWLAELEKQQLSPASVLHGDWSAASGYHQTLALLGESLRVSAIVVANDQMALGVLRALHEYGLRVPEQMSVIGFDDTQDSAYYTPPLTTIRQDFRLLGKEGVTRLLATLRDPTQSSSLLLPTELIVRHSTAVHSSTHASLQELTKNLLDITRQLQRL from the coding sequence ATGAAACAGAAACCCATAACACTAAATGATGTCGCCGAGTACGCTGGGGTTTCCTATCAGACAGTTTCTCGTGTGCTGAACCAAGCGCCTCATGTTTCATCCCGCACTCGCAGTAAAGTCGAACAGGCGATGACGGCGCTTAACTACACGCCTAATCGCGTCGCCCAGCAGCTAGCAGGGAAAACCATCACCACGCTGGGGCTGGTCACTACCGATCTTTCGCTGCACGCGCCTTCACAAATTGCCGCAGCAATTAAGAGCACCGCCAGTCAGCTAGGCATTAACATCGTGATGTCCATGCTGAGCAGCCCAGATGTCAACACCTGCAATAACGCCGTTAACGACCTGCTTTCTCAACGTGTCAGCGGCGTTATTGTGAATGTTCCGCTCTCCACGGATGACGTCGCCCACATTAGCCAGACCTGTGCTGACACGCCCGTGCTGTTTATGGATGCCGATCCACATACCGACATACTCAACGTCATGTTCGATCCCGATCACGGCGCACGCTTAGCCATCACGCATCTGGTACAGCTGGGGCATCAATACATTGCCTTGTTGACCGGGCCAATGACGTCGATCTCCGCCCGCCTGCGTTATGAAGGCTGGCTGGCCGAGCTGGAGAAACAGCAGTTGTCCCCCGCTTCGGTGCTACACGGTGACTGGAGCGCCGCATCCGGTTACCACCAGACGCTGGCACTGCTGGGAGAATCCCTGCGCGTCTCGGCCATTGTTGTCGCGAACGATCAAATGGCGCTTGGCGTCCTGCGTGCGCTGCACGAGTATGGCCTTCGCGTACCGGAGCAGATGTCAGTGATCGGCTTTGACGATACTCAGGACAGCGCGTATTACACTCCGCCACTGACAACCATTCGTCAGGATTTCAGGCTATTAGGTAAAGAAGGCGTCACTCGTTTGCTCGCCACGCTGCGCGATCCTACCCAGAGTTCGTCACTGCTGTTACCCACCGAACTGATCGTACGCCACAGCACCGCCGTACATTCATCAACCCATGCCTCCCTGCAAGAACTCACCAAAAATCTGTTGGACATTACACGCCAGCTACAAAGGCTGTAA
- the fbpC gene encoding ferric ABC transporter ATP-binding protein, with product MITLNTEKSFVELKHITKRFGNNTVIDDLNLAIPQGKMVTLLGPSGCGKTTVLRAVAGLEKPTEGQIFIDGEDVTERSIQQRDICMVFQSYALFPHMSLGENIGYGLKMLGRPKAEINQRVKEALALVDLAGFEDRYVDQISGGQQQRVALARALILKPKVLLFDEPLSNLDANLRRSMREKIRELQQQFNITSLYVTHDQSEAFAVSDMVLVMNKGKIMQLGAPQELYRQPASRFMASFMGDANIFPATFTADSVNIYGYLIPRPQGFAAGLSESVVGIRPEAITLSHQGDESQRCTITQVAYMGPQYEVQVDWHGQSMLLQVNATQLQPNPGDSYYLQIHPYGMFVLSEQ from the coding sequence GTGATTACCTTGAATACTGAAAAAAGCTTTGTCGAACTGAAGCACATCACTAAACGCTTCGGCAACAACACCGTCATTGATGATTTGAATCTGGCGATCCCTCAGGGAAAAATGGTCACGCTGCTGGGGCCGTCTGGCTGTGGTAAAACCACGGTACTGCGGGCCGTTGCCGGTCTGGAAAAGCCGACGGAAGGCCAGATTTTCATCGATGGCGAAGACGTCACCGAGCGCTCCATTCAACAGCGTGATATCTGCATGGTGTTCCAGTCTTACGCCCTCTTCCCACACATGTCGCTGGGGGAAAACATCGGCTACGGGCTGAAAATGCTCGGTCGTCCGAAGGCGGAAATCAATCAACGCGTAAAAGAAGCGCTGGCGCTGGTCGACCTGGCAGGATTTGAAGATCGCTATGTCGACCAGATTTCTGGTGGACAGCAACAGCGTGTCGCTCTGGCGCGTGCGCTGATCCTCAAACCTAAAGTGCTGCTGTTCGATGAGCCGCTGAGTAACCTTGATGCCAACCTGCGCCGCAGCATGCGTGAGAAAATCCGTGAGCTTCAGCAGCAGTTCAACATCACCTCGCTGTATGTTACGCACGATCAGAGCGAAGCCTTTGCGGTGTCCGACATGGTTCTGGTGATGAACAAAGGCAAAATCATGCAGTTGGGTGCGCCGCAGGAGCTTTATCGCCAGCCAGCCTCCCGCTTCATGGCCAGCTTTATGGGTGATGCCAATATCTTCCCTGCTACCTTCACGGCAGACAGCGTGAATATCTACGGCTACCTCATTCCGCGTCCGCAGGGCTTTGCCGCCGGATTAAGCGAATCCGTCGTCGGTATTCGTCCGGAAGCCATTACGCTCAGCCATCAGGGTGACGAAAGCCAGCGCTGCACCATCACGCAGGTCGCCTACATGGGGCCGCAGTACGAAGTGCAGGTGGACTGGCATGGTCAGTCTATGCTGTTGCAGGTTAACGCAACCCAGCTTCAGCCGAATCCGGGCGACAGCTACTATCTGCAAATCCACCCTTACGGCATGTTTGTGTTGTCCGAGCAGTAA